A single Salmo trutta chromosome 14, fSalTru1.1, whole genome shotgun sequence DNA region contains:
- the LOC115147180 gene encoding tripartite motif-containing protein 65 isoform X1, whose protein sequence is MALLHEELLTDIGKFLTCSICFDIFTDPVTLTCGHSYCMKCLEDYLRGRAKTRKDCPDCRGKIRPGFKLHKNFTLCNIVNVHYDHKRFVSTEEFTKGHEMVADFKEDKAEECVASHSQQTDINRPSELGSTIQQQQMEDPVVINDTSSEVTDDRCPDVPASHDGRVQELPISPPSNDRHRAEAGFASPPHPLPGVSFSWLTFNPALGHRHLTFIPEEHRVVTKRTSSACHEGRFDISQWMAEQEFSEGCHYWDVDTSASVGWAIGVSYPSISRRDQLGRTANSWCLEWSRDKLCYWHDNTEEFIKHGCPSIVRLVLDVTNGTVSFYSLSDSQTLLHCVEEGFTEPVRPVFWLFGLKLNNALSFPPCLS, encoded by the exons ATGGCGTTGCTACATGAAGAACTTCTTACAGATATAGGAAAATTTCTCACATGTTCAATATGCTTTGACATTTTCACTGATCCAGTGACTTTAACTTGTGGCCACAGTTATTGTATGAAATGTTTAGAGGATTATCTACGTGGAAGAGCGAAGACGAGGAAGGATTGTCCCGATTGCAGAGGAAAAATTCGACCAGGTTTTAAACTGCATAAGAATTTTACACTTTGTAACATCGTGAATGTTCATTACGACCATAAACGTTTTGTATCCACTGAAGAATTTACAAAAGGACATGAAATGGTAGCG GACTTCAAAGAGGATAAAGCTGAAGAATGTGTGGCCTCCCACTCACAACAGACTGATATCAACAGACCATCTGAGCTGGGAAGTACTATTCAACAGCAACAG ATGGAGGACCCTGTTGTTATAAATGACACAAGCTCAGAAGTGACAGATGACAGGTGTCCTGATGTCCCAGCCTCCCATGATGGCCGGGTTCAGGAGTTGCCCATCTCCCCTCCATCAAATGACAGACACAGGGCTGAAG CAGGCTTTGCCTCTCCACCCCATCCCCTGCCTGGGGTCAGCTTCTCCTGGCTCACCTTCAACCCAGCCCTAGGCCACAGGCACCTGACCTTCATACCCGAAGAGCACAGAGTGGTTACCAAGAGGACGTCCTCCGCATGCCACGAGGGCCGCTTTGACATCAGCCAGTGGATGGCGGAGCAGGAGTTCAGTGAAGGCTGCCACTATTGGGATGTAGATACGTCTGCGAGCGTGGGCTGGGCCATTGGGGTTTCCTACCCCAGCATCAGCCGCAGAGATCAGCTGGGTCGCACAGCCAACTCCTGGTGCCTGGAGTGGAGCAGGGACAAGCTGTGCTACTGGCACGATAACACAGAGGAGTTTATCAAACATGGCTGCCCCAGTATCGTTAGACTTGTTCTGGATGTGACGAACGGGACCGTGTCATTTTATAGCCTGTCTGACAGTCAGACTCTGCTGCATTGTGTGGAGGAGGGATTCACAGAGCCAGTGAGGCCAGTGTTCTGGCTGTTTGGGCTGAAGCTAAACAATGCTCTGTCCTTTCCTCCTTGTTTGTCATAA
- the LOC115147180 gene encoding tripartite motif-containing protein 65 isoform X2: MALLHEELLTDIGKFLTCSICFDIFTDPVTLTCGHSYCMKCLEDYLRGRAKTRKDCPDCRGKIRPGFKLHKNFTLCNIVNVHYDHKRFVSTEEFTKGHEMVADFKEDKAEECVASHSQQTDINRPSELGSTIQQQQMEDPVVINDTSSEVTDDRCPDVPASHDGRVQELPISPPSNDRHRAEGFASPPHPLPGVSFSWLTFNPALGHRHLTFIPEEHRVVTKRTSSACHEGRFDISQWMAEQEFSEGCHYWDVDTSASVGWAIGVSYPSISRRDQLGRTANSWCLEWSRDKLCYWHDNTEEFIKHGCPSIVRLVLDVTNGTVSFYSLSDSQTLLHCVEEGFTEPVRPVFWLFGLKLNNALSFPPCLS, translated from the exons ATGGCGTTGCTACATGAAGAACTTCTTACAGATATAGGAAAATTTCTCACATGTTCAATATGCTTTGACATTTTCACTGATCCAGTGACTTTAACTTGTGGCCACAGTTATTGTATGAAATGTTTAGAGGATTATCTACGTGGAAGAGCGAAGACGAGGAAGGATTGTCCCGATTGCAGAGGAAAAATTCGACCAGGTTTTAAACTGCATAAGAATTTTACACTTTGTAACATCGTGAATGTTCATTACGACCATAAACGTTTTGTATCCACTGAAGAATTTACAAAAGGACATGAAATGGTAGCG GACTTCAAAGAGGATAAAGCTGAAGAATGTGTGGCCTCCCACTCACAACAGACTGATATCAACAGACCATCTGAGCTGGGAAGTACTATTCAACAGCAACAG ATGGAGGACCCTGTTGTTATAAATGACACAAGCTCAGAAGTGACAGATGACAGGTGTCCTGATGTCCCAGCCTCCCATGATGGCCGGGTTCAGGAGTTGCCCATCTCCCCTCCATCAAATGACAGACACAGGGCTGAAG GCTTTGCCTCTCCACCCCATCCCCTGCCTGGGGTCAGCTTCTCCTGGCTCACCTTCAACCCAGCCCTAGGCCACAGGCACCTGACCTTCATACCCGAAGAGCACAGAGTGGTTACCAAGAGGACGTCCTCCGCATGCCACGAGGGCCGCTTTGACATCAGCCAGTGGATGGCGGAGCAGGAGTTCAGTGAAGGCTGCCACTATTGGGATGTAGATACGTCTGCGAGCGTGGGCTGGGCCATTGGGGTTTCCTACCCCAGCATCAGCCGCAGAGATCAGCTGGGTCGCACAGCCAACTCCTGGTGCCTGGAGTGGAGCAGGGACAAGCTGTGCTACTGGCACGATAACACAGAGGAGTTTATCAAACATGGCTGCCCCAGTATCGTTAGACTTGTTCTGGATGTGACGAACGGGACCGTGTCATTTTATAGCCTGTCTGACAGTCAGACTCTGCTGCATTGTGTGGAGGAGGGATTCACAGAGCCAGTGAGGCCAGTGTTCTGGCTGTTTGGGCTGAAGCTAAACAATGCTCTGTCCTTTCCTCCTTGTTTGTCATAA